A single region of the Vibrio cyclitrophicus genome encodes:
- the ftsZ gene encoding cell division protein FtsZ: MFEPMMEMSDDAVIKVVGVGGGGGNAVEHMVRESIEGVEFISVNTDAQALRKTSVSSVIQIGGDITKGLGAGANPQVGRDAALEDRERIKEVLTGADMVFIAAGMGGGTGTGAAPVIAEVAKELGVLTVAVVTKPFSFEGKKRLAFAEQGIEELSKHVDSLITIPNEKLLKVLGRGVTLLEAFASANDVLKNAVQGIAELITRPGMINVDFADVRTVMSEMGHAMMGSGIAKGEDRAEEAAETAISSPLLEDIDLAGARGVLVNITAGLDMRLDEFETVGNTVKAFASDNATVVIGTSLDPDMTDEIRVTVVATGIGTEKKPDITLVAGGKAKVAPTPQPQVAAQTAPRVEEKVAQPLQEKTEVKPQVKPQPTTSPVSSGTGASQSAAPKAEKESGYLDIPAFLRRQAD, translated from the coding sequence ATGTTTGAACCGATGATGGAAATGTCTGACGATGCAGTAATTAAAGTCGTTGGAGTTGGTGGCGGTGGCGGTAACGCTGTTGAGCACATGGTACGTGAATCAATCGAAGGCGTAGAATTCATCAGTGTTAACACTGATGCACAAGCACTTCGTAAAACAAGCGTGAGCAGCGTGATCCAAATTGGTGGTGATATCACTAAAGGTTTGGGCGCTGGTGCAAACCCACAAGTAGGCCGTGATGCAGCTCTCGAAGATCGAGAAAGAATTAAAGAAGTTCTAACTGGCGCCGATATGGTATTTATCGCAGCTGGTATGGGCGGTGGTACGGGTACAGGTGCTGCTCCAGTTATTGCTGAAGTTGCGAAAGAGCTAGGTGTGCTAACAGTTGCTGTTGTAACTAAGCCATTTAGCTTTGAAGGCAAAAAACGTTTAGCGTTTGCAGAGCAAGGTATTGAAGAGCTTTCTAAGCATGTGGATTCTTTAATTACGATTCCAAATGAAAAGCTACTTAAAGTACTTGGCCGTGGCGTAACACTGCTAGAAGCTTTCGCAAGTGCAAATGATGTGCTTAAAAATGCTGTACAAGGTATCGCAGAGCTGATTACTCGCCCTGGTATGATTAACGTCGATTTCGCGGATGTTCGCACCGTAATGTCTGAGATGGGTCATGCAATGATGGGTAGCGGTATCGCAAAAGGTGAAGACCGTGCTGAAGAAGCTGCTGAAACGGCAATTTCTAGCCCACTACTAGAAGACATCGACCTAGCTGGTGCACGTGGCGTTCTTGTGAACATCACTGCAGGCCTAGATATGCGTCTAGATGAATTCGAAACAGTAGGTAACACAGTTAAGGCATTCGCATCTGATAACGCAACAGTCGTGATTGGTACTTCTCTAGATCCTGATATGACGGATGAAATCCGCGTAACTGTTGTTGCAACAGGTATCGGTACAGAGAAAAAACCAGACATTACTTTAGTTGCTGGTGGTAAAGCTAAGGTTGCACCAACTCCTCAACCACAGGTAGCGGCTCAAACTGCACCAAGAGTGGAAGAGAAAGTGGCACAACCATTGCAAGAAAAAACTGAGGTTAAACCTCAAGTTAAACCACAGCCAACAACGTCACCTGTTTCTTCAGGTACAGGCGCTAGCCAAAGTGCTGCACCTAAAGCTGAGAAAGAGAGTGGATACTTAGATATTCCAGCATTCTTACGACGTCAGGCTGATTAA